One part of the Arabidopsis thaliana chromosome 4, partial sequence genome encodes these proteins:
- a CDS encoding O-Glycosyl hydrolases family 17 protein, translated as MSVSVFAVSTTLFLFCVFFVFVSTDSGMVGVNYGRIANNLPSPEKVVNLLKSQGINRIKIFDTDKNVLTALANSKIKVIVALPNELLSSAASHQSFADNWIKTHIMPYFPATEIEAIAVGNEVFVDPTITPYLVNAMKNIHTSLVKYKLDKAIKISSPIALSALANSYPPSSGSFKPELIEPVVKPMLALLQQTSSYLMVNAYPFFAYAANADKISLDYALFKENAGNIDSGTGLKYNSLFDAQIDAVYAALSAVGFKGVKVMVTETGWPSVGDENEIGASESNAAAYNAGLVKRVLTGKGTPLRPTEPLNVYLFALFNENQKPGPTSERNYGLFYPNEGKVYNVPFTKKSTTPVNGNRGKVPVTHEGHTWCVSNGEVAKEKLQEALDYACGEGGADCRPIQPGATCYHPESLEAHASYAFNSYYQKNSRRVGTCFFGGAAHVVTQPPRYGKCEFPTGH; from the exons ATGTCTGTCTCTGTATTTGCCGTGTCTACTACGTTGTTCTTATTTtgcgttttttttgtttttgtttccacaGATTCTGGAATGGTCGGAGTCAATTATGGTCGGATAGCTAACAATCTCCCGTCGCCGGAGAAAGTAGTGAACCTCCTGAAATCTCAAGGAATCAACCGTATCAAAATCTTCGACACCGATAAGAATGTACTAACCGCACTTGcaaattccaaaatcaaagtaaTCGTCGCTCTCCCTAACGAGCTTCTCTCCTCCGCCGCCTCCCACCAATCATTCGCCGACAACTGGATTAAAACCCACATAATGCCATACTTCCCAGCGACGGAGATCGAAGCTATCGCCGTCGGTAACGAAGTATTCGTCGATCCGACGATCACGCCGTATCTTGTCAATGCGATGAAGAACATTCACACCTCTCTGGTTAAGTATAAACTCGACAAAGCCATCAAGATCTCGTCTCCTATTGCTCTTAGCGCGCTTGCTAATTCGTACCCGCCTTCCTCTGGTTCTTTTAAACCGGAATTAATCGAACCGGTTGTTAAACCAATGCTTGCTCTGCTTCAACAAACGTCGTCGTATCTTATGGTAAATGCTTATCCGTTTTTCGCTTACGCAGCAAACGCCGATAAAATCTCTTTAGACTACGCTCTGTTTAAAGAAAACGCCGGGAATATAGATTCCGGTACCGGATTGAAGTACAACAGTCTCTTTGACGCTCAAATAGACGCCGTTTACGCGGCATTGTCCGCCGTCGGATTTAAAGGCGTTAAGGTGATGGTGACGGAAACAGGGTGGCCTTCCGTTGGAGATGAGAATGAGATTGGTGCAAGCGAATCTAACGCGGCGGCGTATAACGCCGGACTTGTGAAGAGAGTGTTAACGGGTAAAGGAACACCGTTAAGACCGACGGAGCCACTTAACGTCTATTTATTCGCTTTATTCAACGAAAACCAGAAACCGGGGCCAACGTCTGAGAGAAACTACGGTTTGTTTTACCCAAACGAAGGGAAAGTGTACAACGTTCCGTTCACTAAAAAGTCAACGACGCCGGTCAACGGTAACAGAGGTAAAGTTCCGGTGACGCACGAGGGACATACATGGTGCGTTTCGAACGGAGAGGTAGCGAAGGAGAAACTTCAGGAGGCTCTTGATTACGCTTGCGGAGAAGGAGGAGCTGATTGCCGCCCGATTCAGCCAGGTGCCACGTGTTATCATCCTGAGTCGTTAGAAGCTCACGCTTCGTACGCCTTCAATAGTTACTACCAGAAGAACTCACGTCGTGTTGGTACGTGCTTCTTTGGTGGAGCTGCTCACGTCGTCACGCAACCTCCTC GATATGGAAAATGCGAGTTTCCCACCGGACATTGA
- a CDS encoding GrpE-like protein (unknown protein; Has 1807 Blast hits to 1807 proteins in 277 species: Archae - 0; Bacteria - 0; Metazoa - 736; Fungi - 347; Plants - 385; Viruses - 0; Other Eukaryotes - 339 (source: NCBI BLink).), whose product MDDEQNLVEEMNQQLLITVIDTEKVPELRPISSRSHQESEPANISHWSLLFKLFLAITIMGACVAGVTFVILITPTPPTVHVQSMHISFANHNLPVWSATFSIKNPNEKLHVTYENPSVWLVHRGKLVSTARADSFWQKGGEKNEVIVKRNETKVIDEEAAWEMEDEVAVTGGVVGLDMVFSGRVGFYPGTSALWGEQYMSAVCENVSAKLYNVDDEIYGTNRSVLSFDGRLVCSVRLPKYP is encoded by the coding sequence ATGGATGATGAACAAAACCTGGTTGAAGAAATGAATCAACAGCTTCTGATAACCGTCATTGATACCGAAAAAGTCCCGGAACTCCGACCAATATCATCACGGAGCCACCAAGAATCCGAACCAGCTAATATCTCACACTGGTCACTACTTTTCAAACTCTTTCTAGCCATCACGATCATGGGTGCTTGTGTAGCAGGTGTGACGTTTGTCATATTGATTACGCCAACTCCCCCCACAGTACACGTACAATCAATGCATATATCGTTCGCCAACCACAATCTCCCGGTCTGGTCCGCAACGTTCTCTatcaaaaaccctaacgaGAAACTCCATGTCACGTACGAGAATCCTTCAGTGTGGCTGGTTCACCGGGGAAAGCTCGTGTCGACCGCAAGAGCTGATTCGTTCTGGCAGAAAGGCGGAGAGAAGAACGAGGTTATTGTCAAGAGAAACGAAACAAAAGTTATCGATGAAGAGGCGGCTTGGGAAATGGAGGATGAAGTGGCGGTGACAGGAGGTGTGGTGGGTCTTGATATGGTGTTTTCTGGGAGAGTAGGGTTTTATCCAGGAACTTCTGCTTTATGGGGAGAACAGTACATGTCAGCCGTTTGTGAGAATGTAAGTGCCAAGTTGTATAATGTTGATGACGAGATCTATGGGACAAATAGATCGGTTTTGTCATTCGATGGTCGACTAGTATGCAGTGTACGTCTCCCTAAATATCCTTAG
- a CDS encoding Pentatricopeptide repeat (PPR) superfamily protein: MAYSYPLPSIVEFNKVLTAIAKMQMYDVVINLWKRIENAEGIEISPDLYTCNILVNCFCRCFQPSSALSYLGKMMKLGIEPDIVTASSLVNGFCLSNSIKDAVYVAGQMEKMGIKRDVVVDTILIDTLCKNRLVVPALEVLKRMKDRGISPNVVTYSSLITGLCKSGRLADAERRLHEMDSKKINPNVITFSALIDAYAKRGKLSKVDSVYKMMIQMSIDPNVFTYSSLIYGLCMHNRVDEAIKMLDLMISKGCTPNVVTYSTLANGFFKSSRVDDGIKLLDDMPQRGVAANTVSCNTLIKGYFQAGKIDLALGVFGYMTSNGLIPNIRSYNIVLAGLFANGEVEKALSRFEHMQKTRNDLDIITYTIMIHGMCKACMVKEAYDLFYKLKFKRVEPDFKAYTIMIAELNRAGMRTEADALNRFYQKHVRQNESAPAEVS; this comes from the coding sequence ATGGCTTATTCTTACCCTCTACCTTCAATTGTTGAATTCAATAAAGTATTGACTGCTATTGCTAAGATGCAGATGTATGATGTTGTGATTAATCTCTGGAAACGTATTGAGAATGCTGAAGGTATTGAAATTTCACCTGATCTCTATACTTGTAACATTTTGGTGAATTGTTTCTGCCGCTGCTTTCAACCCTCTTCGGCTTTATCTTATCttgggaagatgatgaagcttGGTATTGAGCCTGACATTGTGACTGCTAGCTCGCTGGTCAATGGATTCTGTCTCAGTAATAGTATTAAGGATGCTGTTTATGTGGCTGGCCAAATGGAGAAAATGGGAATCAAACGTGATGTTGTAGTCGATACCATACTCATTGATACTCTTTGCAAAAATAGACTTGTGGTTCCCGCGCTGGAGGTTCTCAAACGTATGAAAGACAGAGGAATTTCACCGAATGTTGTTACCTACAGCTCTCTCATAACTGGCCTTTGTAAATCCGGTAGATTGGCTGACGCCGAGAGACGACTGCACGAAATGGACTCCAAGAAAATCAACCCTAATGTTATCACTTTCAGTGCATTAATCGATGCATATGCAAAACGTGGGAAACTGTCGAAGGTTGATAGTGTGTACAAGATGATGATCCAAATGTCTATAGATCCTAATGTTTTCACTTACAGTTCACTTATCTACGGGCTTTGCATGCACAATCGTGTAGACGAGGCCATTAAAATGCTTGACTTGATGATAAGCAAGGGGTGCACCCCAAATGTAGTCACTTACAGTACTCTTGCAAATGGATTTTTCAAGTCGTCGAGGGTAGATGATGGGATTAAACTTTTAGACGACATGCCTCAAAGAGGCGTGGCTGCAAACACAGTCTCTTGCAACACTCTTATCAAGGGCTATTTTCAAGCAGGCAAGATAGATCTCGCTCTAGGAGTTTTTGGATATATGACTTCTAATGGTCTGATTCCCAATATTAGGAGCTACAACATTGTGTTAGCTGGTCTATTTGCTAATGGGGAGGTAGAGAAAGCATTGAGCAGATTCGAGCATATGCAAAAGACTAGAAATGATCTTGATATTATTACATATACTATCATGATTCATGGGATGTGCAAGGCTTGTATGGTGAAAGAAGCATATGATTTGTTCTATAAACTCAAGTTCAAAAGAGTGGAGCCCGATTTTAAAGCATACACGATAATGATCGCAGAATTGAATAGGGCTGGCATGCGGACTGAAGCAGATGCCTTGAATAGATTTTACCAAAAGCACGTTCGCCAAAACGAAAGCGCACCAGCTGAAGTATCCTAG
- a CDS encoding GDSL-like Lipase/Acylhydrolase superfamily protein (GDSL-like Lipase/Acylhydrolase superfamily protein; FUNCTIONS IN: hydrolase activity, acting on ester bonds, carboxylesterase activity; INVOLVED IN: lipid metabolic process; LOCATED IN: endomembrane system; EXPRESSED IN: 18 plant structures; EXPRESSED DURING: 9 growth stages; CONTAINS InterPro DOMAIN/s: Lipase, GDSL (InterPro:IPR001087); BEST Arabidopsis thaliana protein match is: GDSL-like Lipase/Acylhydrolase superfamily protein (TAIR:AT2G42990.1); Has 30201 Blast hits to 17322 proteins in 780 species: Archae - 12; Bacteria - 1396; Metazoa - 17338; Fungi - 3422; Plants - 5037; Viruses - 0; Other Eukaryotes - 2996 (source: NCBI BLink).), with protein MQRNRVLAFLLLAAQLLVKIPETCAKFPALIVFGDSTVDSGNNNQISTVLKSNFQPYGRDYFDGKATGRFSNGRIAPDFISEGLGLKNAVPAYLDPAYNIADFATGVCFASAGTGLDNATSAVLSVMPLWKEVEYYKEYQTRLRSYLGEEKANEIISESLYLISIGTNDFLENYYLLPRKLRKYSVNEYQYFLIGIAADFVTDIYRLGARKMSLSGLSPFGCLPLERTTQLFYGSKCIEEYNIVARDFNIKMEEKVFQLNRDLNGIQLVFSNPYDLVSEIIYHPEAFGFENVRSACCGTGYYEMSYLCDKMNPFTCSDASKYVFWDSFHPTEKTNAIVANHVLKYDLSRFQ; from the exons ATGCAGCGAAACAGAGTTCTTGCGTTCTTGTTGCTAGCAGCTCAGCTCTTGGTGAAGATACCTGAAACGTGTGCAAAATTTCCCGCACTTATCGTATTTGGTGACTCAACTGTTGATTCAGGCAACAACAACCAGATTTCTACTGTTCTGAAGAGCAATTTCCAGCCATATGGCCGGGATTACTTTGACGGCAAAGCGACTGGGAGATTTTCAAATGGCCGGATTGCACCAGACTTCATTTCTGAAGGTTTGGGACTCAAGAACGCAGTCCCTGCCTACCTAGATCCAGCATACAACATTGCAGACTTTGCCACTGGTGTCTGTTTCGCTTCAGCTGGAACCGGCTTAGACAATGCAACCTCTGCCGTGTTA TCTGTAATGCCGCTATGGAAGGAAGTGGAATACTACAAAGAATACCAAACCAGGCTAAGAAGCTACTTGGGTGAAGAGAAAGCTAATGAGATTATTAGTGAATCACTTTACCTGATTAGTATCGGAACCAACGATTTCCTGGAGAATTACTATCTTCTTCCCCGCAAGTTACGGAAGTACTCAGTGAACGAGTACCAATATTTCCTGATAGGAATAGCAGCAGATTTCGTGACAGATATATACAGACTCGGAGCTCGGAAGATGTCTTTGTCGGGACTCTCTCCTTTTGGATGCTTACCCCTGGAAAGAACAACTCAGCTCTTTTATGGAAGCAAATGTATTGAAGAATACAACATTGTGGCTAGAGATTTCAACATCAAGATGGAAGAGAAAGTCTTCCAGTTGAACAGAGATCTGAACGGAATCCAGCTGGTGTTTTCAAATCCATATGACCTTGTTTCAGAAATCATATACCATCCTGAAGCATTCG GTTTCGAAAACGTAAGAAGTGCGTGTTGCGGAACGGGATACTATGAGATGAGCTACTTGTGTGATAAAATGAACCCATTCACATGTTCGGATGCAAGCAAATATGTATTTTGGGACTCATTTCACCCAACAGAGAAGACAAACGCCATCGTAGCAAATCATGTTCTGAAATACGACTTATCTCGGTTTCAGtga
- the AR192 gene encoding Co-chaperone GrpE family protein (AR192; FUNCTIONS IN: copper ion binding; INVOLVED IN: protein folding, protein import into mitochondrial matrix; LOCATED IN: mitochondrion; EXPRESSED IN: 22 plant structures; EXPRESSED DURING: 13 growth stages; CONTAINS InterPro DOMAIN/s: GrpE nucleotide exchange factor (InterPro:IPR000740), GrpE nucleotide exchange factor, head (InterPro:IPR009012), GrpE nucleotide exchange factor, coiled-coil (InterPro:IPR013805); BEST Arabidopsis thaliana protein match is: Co-chaperone GrpE family protein (TAIR:AT5G55200.1); Has 30201 Blast hits to 17322 proteins in 780 species: Archae - 12; Bacteria - 1396; Metazoa - 17338; Fungi - 3422; Plants - 5037; Viruses - 0; Other Eukaryotes - 2996 (source: NCBI BLink).) produces the protein MLVLRILSRVTRNAGIRSSLSAVTLPARNQTPVFSSRFHSLAHDFSHKLVPAQMSMMDSFALQRFNFSSSTSPESDEKKTHTEASKTSEEKPTAEANQPGLDSESKDSVTDSAKRKRKGAKGAASSSSESDSESDDDELSADDLVKLVAEKEELLSEKEEEIKQLKDKVLRTYAEMENVMDRTRRDAENTKKYAVQNFAKSLLDVADNLGRASSVVKESFSKLDTSEDSAGAAPLLKTLLEGVEMTEKQLAEVFKKFGMEKYDPINEPFDPNRHNAVFQVPDASKPEGTVAHVLKSGYTLYDRVIRPAEVGVTQGGENQEEKKESDA, from the exons ATGTtggttttgagaattttgtCGCGAGTAACCCGCAACGCGGGCATACGCTCATCTCTATCCGCCGTCACTCTTCCGGCGAGGAATCAGACTCCTGTTTTCTCGAGCCGGTTTCACTCCCTAGCTCACGATTTCTCGCATAAG CTTGTTCCAGCTCAGATGTCTATGATGGATTCGTTTGCACTGCAAAGGTTCAATTTTTCTTCCTCTACCTCGCCTGAATCAGATGAGAAGAAGACCCACACTGAGGCCTCAAAGACAAGTGAAGAGAAACCTACAGCTGAGGCAAACCAACCAGGTCTTGACTCTGAATCTAAAGATTCTGTGACAGATTCTGCAAAAAGAAAGCGGAAAGGTGCTAAAGGAGCtgcatcttcatcttctgaaTCAGATTCtgagagtgatgatgatgaattgtCAGCCGATGATTTGGTGAAGCTCGTAGCTGAGAAGGAAGAGCTACTGtctgagaaggaagaagagattaagCAGTTGAAAGACAAAGTTCTTCGCACTTATGCTGAGATGGAGAATGTCATGGACAGAACAAGACGTGATgctgaaaacaccaaaaagtaTGCCGTACAG AATTTTGCAAAGAGCCTATTGGATGTGGCGGATAATCTTGGAAGAGCTTCTTCGGTTGTCAAAGaaagcttctcaaagcttgACACCTCAGAAGATTCTGCTGGAGCAGCTCCACTATTAAAGACCCTTTTAGAAGGAGTGGAGATGACTGAGAAACAGCTTGCTGAG gtatttaagaaatttggtaTGGAGAAGTATGATCCTATAAACGAGCCATTTGATCCAAACAGACATAACGCAGTGTTCCAAGTCCCTGATGCTTCTAAGCCAGAAGGCACAGTTGCTCATGTCTTGAAG TCTGGATACACGCTGTATGACCGAGTTATAAGACCAGCTGAGGTTGGTGTTACCCAGGGAGGAgagaaccaagaagaaaagaaagagtctGATGCTTAA
- a CDS encoding SWIB/MDM2 domain superfamily protein (SWIB/MDM2 domain superfamily protein; CONTAINS InterPro DOMAIN/s: SWIB/MDM2 domain (InterPro:IPR003121); BEST Arabidopsis thaliana protein match is: SWIB/MDM2 domain superfamily protein (TAIR:AT2G35605.1); Has 30201 Blast hits to 17322 proteins in 780 species: Archae - 12; Bacteria - 1396; Metazoa - 17338; Fungi - 3422; Plants - 5037; Viruses - 0; Other Eukaryotes - 2996 (source: NCBI BLink).) — MLPQRLKKAITDNPKKLGNLIDLVNLPSTLRNFVGQSQISRLGCFMRVWSYIKTNNLQDPKNKNVVICDEKLKSILLGKQRVELVDLPSLIKLHFPKEQKKNSQKI, encoded by the exons ATGCTGCCCCagaggttgaagaaggctATAACGGATAATCCAAAGAAGCTTGGGAATTTGATTGACCTCGTGAATCTTCCATCTACTCTACGGAACTTTGTTGGTCAATCTCAGATTTCCCGTCTGGGTTGTTTCATGCGTGTCTGGTCCTATATCAAGACCAACAATCTTCAG GATCCTAAGAACAAGAATGTGGTGATTTGTGATGAGAAGCTCAAGAGCATTTTGCTCGGGAAGCAGCGAGTGGAGCTAGTCGATCTTCCTTCTCTTATCAAGTTGCATTTTcccaaagaacaaaagaagaattcTCAGAAAATTTAA
- a CDS encoding Pentatricopeptide repeat (PPR) superfamily protein yields the protein MRWSIATAIASTAKGFLHLHHHFLKNSNPGIVLSPSLRFRFWVRAFSGTTIDYREVLRSGLHNIKFDDAFHLFVLMAYSYPLPSIVEFNKVLTAIAKMQMYDVVINLWKRIENAEGIEISPDLYTCNILVNCFCRCFQPSSALSYLGKMMKLGIEPDIVTASSLVNGFCLSNSIKDAVYVAGQMEKMGIKRDVVVDTILIDTLCKNRLVVPALEVLKRMKDRGISPNVVTYSSLITGLCKSGRLADAERRLHEMDSKKINPNVITFSALIDAYAKRGKLSKVDSVYKMMIQMSIDPNVFTYSSLIYGLCMHNRVDEAIKMLDLMISKGCTPNVVTYSTLANGFFKSSRVDDGIKLLDDMPQRGVAANTVSCNTLIKGYFQAGKIDLALGVFGYMTSNGLIPNIRSYNIVLAGLFANGEVEKALSRFEHMQKTRNDLDIITYTIMIHGMCKACMVKEAYDLFYKLKFKRVEPDFKAYTIMIAELNRAGMRTEADALNRFYQKHVRQNESAPAEVS from the coding sequence ATGCGGTGGTCGATTGCGACTGCGATTGCTTCAACGGCTAAGgggtttcttcatcttcatcaccatTTTCTGAAGAACAGTAATCCTGGGATTGTTCTTTCTCCGTCGTTGAGATTTCGTTTCTGGGTACGAGCTTTTTCTGGTACTACTATTGATTATCGAGAGGTATTGAGAAGTGGGCTTCACAATATTAAGTTCGACGATGCATTTCATTTGTTCGTACTCATGGCTTATTCTTACCCTCTACCTTCAATTGTTGAATTCAATAAAGTATTGACTGCTATTGCTAAGATGCAGATGTATGATGTTGTGATTAATCTCTGGAAACGTATTGAGAATGCTGAAGGTATTGAAATTTCACCTGATCTCTATACTTGTAACATTTTGGTGAATTGTTTCTGCCGCTGCTTTCAACCCTCTTCGGCTTTATCTTATCttgggaagatgatgaagcttGGTATTGAGCCTGACATTGTGACTGCTAGCTCGCTGGTCAATGGATTCTGTCTCAGTAATAGTATTAAGGATGCTGTTTATGTGGCTGGCCAAATGGAGAAAATGGGAATCAAACGTGATGTTGTAGTCGATACCATACTCATTGATACTCTTTGCAAAAATAGACTTGTGGTTCCCGCGCTGGAGGTTCTCAAACGTATGAAAGACAGAGGAATTTCACCGAATGTTGTTACCTACAGCTCTCTCATAACTGGCCTTTGTAAATCCGGTAGATTGGCTGACGCCGAGAGACGACTGCACGAAATGGACTCCAAGAAAATCAACCCTAATGTTATCACTTTCAGTGCATTAATCGATGCATATGCAAAACGTGGGAAACTGTCGAAGGTTGATAGTGTGTACAAGATGATGATCCAAATGTCTATAGATCCTAATGTTTTCACTTACAGTTCACTTATCTACGGGCTTTGCATGCACAATCGTGTAGACGAGGCCATTAAAATGCTTGACTTGATGATAAGCAAGGGGTGCACCCCAAATGTAGTCACTTACAGTACTCTTGCAAATGGATTTTTCAAGTCGTCGAGGGTAGATGATGGGATTAAACTTTTAGACGACATGCCTCAAAGAGGCGTGGCTGCAAACACAGTCTCTTGCAACACTCTTATCAAGGGCTATTTTCAAGCAGGCAAGATAGATCTCGCTCTAGGAGTTTTTGGATATATGACTTCTAATGGTCTGATTCCCAATATTAGGAGCTACAACATTGTGTTAGCTGGTCTATTTGCTAATGGGGAGGTAGAGAAAGCATTGAGCAGATTCGAGCATATGCAAAAGACTAGAAATGATCTTGATATTATTACATATACTATCATGATTCATGGGATGTGCAAGGCTTGTATGGTGAAAGAAGCATATGATTTGTTCTATAAACTCAAGTTCAAAAGAGTGGAGCCCGATTTTAAAGCATACACGATAATGATCGCAGAATTGAATAGGGCTGGCATGCGGACTGAAGCAGATGCCTTGAATAGATTTTACCAAAAGCACGTTCGCCAAAACGAAAGCGCACCAGCTGAAGTATCCTAG
- a CDS encoding Pentatricopeptide repeat (PPR) superfamily protein (Pentatricopeptide repeat (PPR) superfamily protein; CONTAINS InterPro DOMAIN/s: Pentatricopeptide repeat (InterPro:IPR002885); BEST Arabidopsis thaliana protein match is: Pentatricopeptide repeat (PPR) superfamily protein (TAIR:AT1G62680.1); Has 55507 Blast hits to 13757 proteins in 291 species: Archae - 5; Bacteria - 42; Metazoa - 586; Fungi - 574; Plants - 52777; Viruses - 0; Other Eukaryotes - 1523 (source: NCBI BLink).) gives MLKMMKLGIEPDIVTASSLVNGFCLSNSIKDAVYVAGQMEKMGIKRDVVVDTILIDTLCKNRLVVPALEVLKRMKDRGISPNVVTYSSLITGLCKSGRLADAERRLHEMDSKKINPNVITFSALIDAYAKRGKLSKVDSVYKMMIQMSIDPNVFTYSSLIYGLCMHNRVDEAIKMLDLMISKGCTPNVVTYSTLANGFFKSSRVDDGIKLLDDMPQRGVAANTVSCNTLIKGYFQAGKIDLALGVFGYMTSNGLIPNIRSYNIVLAGLFANGEVEKALSRFEHMQKTRNDLDIITYTIMIHGMCKACMVKEAYDLFYKLKFKRVEPDFKAYTIMIAELNRAGMRTEADALNRFYQKHVRQNESAPAEVS, from the exons ATGCTGAAG atgatgaagcttGGTATTGAGCCTGACATTGTGACTGCTAGCTCGCTGGTCAATGGATTCTGTCTCAGTAATAGTATTAAGGATGCTGTTTATGTGGCTGGCCAAATGGAGAAAATGGGAATCAAACGTGATGTTGTAGTCGATACCATACTCATTGATACTCTTTGCAAAAATAGACTTGTGGTTCCCGCGCTGGAGGTTCTCAAACGTATGAAAGACAGAGGAATTTCACCGAATGTTGTTACCTACAGCTCTCTCATAACTGGCCTTTGTAAATCCGGTAGATTGGCTGACGCCGAGAGACGACTGCACGAAATGGACTCCAAGAAAATCAACCCTAATGTTATCACTTTCAGTGCATTAATCGATGCATATGCAAAACGTGGGAAACTGTCGAAGGTTGATAGTGTGTACAAGATGATGATCCAAATGTCTATAGATCCTAATGTTTTCACTTACAGTTCACTTATCTACGGGCTTTGCATGCACAATCGTGTAGACGAGGCCATTAAAATGCTTGACTTGATGATAAGCAAGGGGTGCACCCCAAATGTAGTCACTTACAGTACTCTTGCAAATGGATTTTTCAAGTCGTCGAGGGTAGATGATGGGATTAAACTTTTAGACGACATGCCTCAAAGAGGCGTGGCTGCAAACACAGTCTCTTGCAACACTCTTATCAAGGGCTATTTTCAAGCAGGCAAGATAGATCTCGCTCTAGGAGTTTTTGGATATATGACTTCTAATGGTCTGATTCCCAATATTAGGAGCTACAACATTGTGTTAGCTGGTCTATTTGCTAATGGGGAGGTAGAGAAAGCATTGAGCAGATTCGAGCATATGCAAAAGACTAGAAATGATCTTGATATTATTACATATACTATCATGATTCATGGGATGTGCAAGGCTTGTATGGTGAAAGAAGCATATGATTTGTTCTATAAACTCAAGTTCAAAAGAGTGGAGCCCGATTTTAAAGCATACACGATAATGATCGCAGAATTGAATAGGGCTGGCATGCGGACTGAAGCAGATGCCTTGAATAGATTTTACCAAAAGCACGTTCGCCAAAACGAAAGCGCACCAGCTGAAGTATCCTAG